The Hoplias malabaricus isolate fHopMal1 chromosome X2, fHopMal1.hap1, whole genome shotgun sequence genomic interval AGGACTGAGAAGCGAGTAAGCAGAAGCTCCTACTCTCAGGTTTCTGTCTAGGTTCTCAGTATTCTaatttttgctttttgttttggcACTGTATTCTCGCTTTTCCATGCTCAAATAATCATGGATCCAGTGCCTTAATTGGAGAAACTCAACCATGCAGTTGCTCACCTCAGCAAGAAACTTGATGAGGAATCGCAGTGATGCATAATTCTCCTCAGGAAGTGACATCAGCATGTTTCGGATTGTTATGACTTGAGAATCACTGTCCACatctggggggaaaaaaataaaaaataataaacccaAAGAAGAGCAAAAATGACCAATTTGCACGATATGACAAGATATCAGTGCTGCTGTGGAGCTGGTAAATTGAGAGAACGCTCACTCTGAAAGTTGACGACGTCGTTGTAGAGCTTGTAAGTAAGCAAAGGTTCAGGCAACTCCCTGAGGAATGTCTTAAGGATTACAGCAGCCAGGTGCACATCTTCAATCTGGAAGAAATTCACTTcctctcctacacacacacattcacacgtcAATccctaacattttaaaaagaattaaCTTCTAAATGTTTCCATTAGGAGTATGATGAGGGTACCCGAGTTGTATTTCAGCTGGATGTTTTTCACAAGGCTAACATTAGCTGACCGCCGGAATATTCCCTCTGTCTGCAGACCTGAGTCATGGAGTGAAAGGAGGGTGAAGGAGAAAAGGAGAGGggaaaaaggaaacaaaagaaatgCATGATCTCCTTTTGGAATTCATGAGTAAGCTTTTACATGACTGTGACTAAAGCCTTGCTGTATTACTACAATAGGACTCATTTTCCAGGCTTGAAATTAAGAATATTCTTACATAAAAGGCCATATTTGGTTCACAAcctatatattttatgttagcCTATGTATGGTGTGGGAAATTAACACAAAATAGCATTTAGAATTTTGCTATATAACTTCtctttaaagaaataataaaaataaatgtataactaaCAGAATGCAGCTCACCATGTTCCTTCAAGAAGGTGATCGTGTCTCGCATCACCATTGGAATGCCTTCAGAATCTGCACCTCTGTCTCGCAACCTAAACACAAGCAGAGTACACACAAACTCAAGACACTTAAACAAAGCTTCTGTTGAGAGAAACATTATCATAAAATGTCTTATAAAAAGCTAGAACGAGAAATTAACAATGAAGATAACATCTGCCTCGACTAGTGACATATTTAACACTAGAAGCACTGAGAACTGTTTATTTGAATTGTGACCAGTGGCATAGCCAAAAATTGACCTTTGTTGAGGGCCTGGGCAAACTTGGGAGCACTGCAGTTCTACACTTTACACAGCATCTCCTGCTCGTCTCGTGGTTACGCCCCTGACTGTGACCGACCAATTTTAATTCTGTGACTTCAAGCATTGCTAAGAGACTTTCGTACACATTTTCCTAATAGTCTCCCCCTCTTTTTATGTTTCTCTCAGTTTGTAGCAGAGCAATCTACACCTTCTGTGAGCAGCACAGTATCGGTTATAGGAGACTGATCAGCAGGTCACCAGTTATGGCCAATCACAATGAAAACCGGCCAACTCCAGTCATGGGTAAAACTGTGCATCTCTAATTATCACGGTTCCACTTTTCTACAGTCCATTGCTAAGAGATGTATACCCCTCTAGACAACAACTGGCATTGAGCATATTGACTTAAGATCATTTGCAGTTACTGTAAAACAtcttgtttcatttcattcttttttattgAGCGTATACAAGGTCTATCCACAATGGGTATACCTTAAAGTACCTGACTTTACAAATTCACAAGCTCTGAACATAAGAGTTATTTTGAAGTGAAACACTATTAGGGTCCATGAGCAGGCATTCATTTACACTTCGATAAGCAGAGTGGGGTGTGGATAAACGTTATTAATGATTGATATTTTCCTTTGAACACTGGAGCATAATTAGAAAATCATTAGGTAAATAAGAGGTTAGTAAATCATTAGAATGTTTCTCCCAGAGATTAGAGAACaatacttttatattttaaatgaaatgacaCATTGTGATCAATatgagacaaacagacagacatacacagacacaaataaataaataaagaattcaACTTCAATATTTCACTCACAAGGATAAGGGCACCCCAAACTGTTGGAAGGGAAGAGGAGGGCTTCGAGGTGGTGAAATTGGACCAGGTACCACAGAAGGCTTTAGATTGAGACGGATCTTGTCATCGTACCTACAGTCAGGCAGACAATAACAATGTGAACCTGCTTTGACAAGATGAGTTTCTGTTTACATGGCACTTATATTTATGACATTATGAGCTGCTCTTATGCAGATTGACTTAGAAATTAATGCCATTACAAATGTAGATGAATGTGACAACACGGCGAATGCAGTGTTAGGACCCTTACTACTGTGGTGTATATGCTTACCTAGGTAGAGAACCCATTACAACAGTCACTGGTGTTTGGGTTCAATAAAATGAAACTATTGTTAAATAATAGATACTCCACCACAAATGTGTGTCGTGTATGCTGGGTTAGTGTAGTGTTTATGAGATTCTTACGCTCTGACTCGACTGGGAATCACCAGCTGATCACACTTCACTATTTCCTCCAGCTCACTCAAGTAGTTAACGTAGTGTATCTTGCGGCCGAATTTAAAGCTGTGGACACAAGCACACATCAGAATCAAACTTCACCTTCAATGCTACACCATCTCCACCATTTGCTAAAGTAACAGTCTCTAAAGTCTGTAAAGCTGCTTCAGTAGGAATTCACAAATAATGATGGATATCTATAAATACCTAGAACAGTGCTTCATTACCACAAATAGCTTGGTAATGAatgctctttttttaaatttgtgttctgatgatatATCTGTCTCTTGAAAGGTTGTTTACTCTGGGAATGTTCTAACTACAACAACTCACAATGCAGTTCCAAGGAGCAATTGAAAACAGTGAGTAggtgtaaaaataagaaatgagaTTGGTCTATTTAGTACACTTTGAGACTAATGTTATCTTTATCCATTAGTATTTGTGCTATAATTAGAAATTACGCTTGTGAATTAATTTTGTGACTTTTTTAAAGCATATGTAGAATAAGTTTAGTGCCAACCTGATGAGTGGTTTGAAGAAGATGAGGACAGTTCTGATAAACATGGTGGGATGGACAATGTAAAATGCTTTAATGTTCTTCTTATACCTGACAAGTGCAAAAAGTTATTGTTATTGCACACTTTGTGGATGCATTAAATACAGGTTAAAGCAATGTTTTGCCATTGTTCGAGTATTGCAATGTGTCACTCATTATTCAGGTCTCATGTTTTGAACACTAGTCATGGAATACCCTCCTGTCCtgcatatttttatgttttactccTTGAGCACACTCACATCAGCTCAGAAATGACTTGTTAAAGAGCTGATTAGTGTGATTTATTGCATTGGGAGCAGAAGACTACCAAAATGTGCAGCACAAAAGGTACTCCAAGATCAGCATAAGGCATTTATTGCTTTAAGTAAAATCTAGAGACAAAATTGCACATCATactgaaagtgaaaataagcCAGGTACAGAGTTTCAGCTATGTCAGTGATGACTCATATGACTtactttctttcaaactcacggtaGGCATCTCGCAACCAGCTCAGCGACAGCTTGTTCTCACTGGTCATGCCATGGTGGAAGTAGATGAGTGTGTAATCGCTCTCCACATACTTATCTAATGTCTGCTTCAGGTACCTGCAGTGTGTCacagaaaacacaaatcatCATGCTCATTAATATCATTTGCATGAAACGGCAATCAAAATCAAACGGATTGCAACTCATTTCATATGAAGAACCTCTATTACTACATCACACTGGTCAAAGTACATGTTTTGCTAAGATGAAAACAAGTACACATCTTTACAGATACCACacttctgcatattttaataatGCACATGTACTATTTACttgctgaatttaacatattGGCAACATATGCACAGAAAATGTCATCTGTGCAATAGCTTCAGgacatttaataataacatcACTTCATCAGTATAGTGTTTAACACACTTTCTCATATCTTCATATTCCCAGCTCATCAAGACTGACCTTTTTAATGTGtggcattaataaataaaagacataTGACATGGTCTCAAAAAAATTGTctatggtccaaaaaaaaaaaagccctatTCCATACCTCTGACTTTTTAACACTGATTACTGCAGAATTTAAGGTGACCATACAGCGTATTTtataggtacagccttagtcaccagggaggccagtgggGATTTACAATTGTTGAtagtaaagggtaaggtaggactgtataGCTGgcggggggtgggtctgggacatcagacttcactgttgagcctcctgaaggtgttgtgggcttaattcagtgaaacactgacgagggaaggtgcctacctgatgacccctgggcagagctagtgatacagtggctggtttgggtactcatgtgctgggctcaatgagtaactgtaGATGTTAAGAGTAGCTGGTTGgtgatcggatcataaatggccacaacCTTAGCGCTGAGGTgtatgtttcaacaggaattttgtggctgcaggtaggaagaaaGTGTGGTAGGCCCTGTGTAAAgatctaatggattggcataggacattttacatattatcttgtgtatgatcaTAATAGTTTTTTCTGACTCTATTACTTTtcaattgcaaaaaaaaacttacataaAGTCACTTTAAAGCATTTCTCTGACATCTGTTCCTTCATGAGAGAAAGTGCAGTCTAAGTAAGGAACAAGTGAAGGGTTTAGAGGAAGTACTATTTATGCACACTTCGGACTCACAACACAACCTGCTGACTTTGCTCAGTAATGTTTCAGGTCATGGACTGACCACAACTTGTTTAGGAAATGGAGATGCTTACATAAGTAGTTTATGATGATCAAGCTGATTGTGGGGAGGCATGCGACATGCACTGAAAACGATCACTTTCCGGCCAAAGTTATCATCAcctacagacagacagagagagagagaaacagagagaattaCTCAGAATTCAGGATTACTATGTCCAAATTATCTTCTAATCTGGAGTAACAAGTGCTGAATATCTCACCTGCCACTTCCACTATTTGATGCTTTGCAATTTCATAGAATGGGTCATCCCGTGACAGGTGGGAGCCTTCACTCAGGCTCTTTATATCTGTAGCTACAAAGcagaaataattttttaatacatGAATAAATGGTATACTACAAGTTGTAGCAACTGTTATTAAAAGAGACTCTCAACAATGTCTTACACAATATTATATAcaacaatattttaattgttgctAGTTCCACCCATGTGTTTGTTCTCCTTAATCACCATGCCACAAAGCTGGAAGCGTGAAGGTGAACGCATGCTTCCTCCAAGGGGCCATTCTGAGCCAGCCAGCACATCATTTCACACTGCTACTAACATTTTACTCTGCATGCATAGAGTAGAAAATTAAATGCTTAATCTGCCATGTTGGCTTACAGGCACTTGTATTGGCTAACACTGTGCTAAATTAGGGGGTGGAGGGAGGACAATCCTACCCTTCCAGAGAGAGcagtttactttttatttattctgtatGAAGCGCAAACACGGGCTTCATttccccaaaaaaataaaaataaaacacacacacatatatatatatatatatatataaacaaaaacatttagaaaGTATTGTATTTGCCACATGCCTTCTGTCACATGATTTACTTGGACAGGAAAAGAACACCGTTTACTTATGAGCAGCCAAAAGCAAGATTACTGTCAGAAACCTGTGATAACACTTTACAGAATACTGACAAGGTAAACAACTATATGCTTAGTCTAATCCTCTAATACACACCTCTTAAACACTAGGAGTAAATGTTAATGAATTTGatatcacaaacacaaaaaaggcAACTTTTAACTCAAGgacaaacaaattaatttacagTCATCAAGATTTAAGCAGGAAAATTTTGCTCTAACACAGATGTGATTTTCCTGTAGACGGGATGTACTAATCAGAAGCAACCATGCCCTGGATGatcatttacagaaaacaatGATAATTTTAGTTAATGTTGCACTGATACCGATAATGTATTGGCACCGATACTggcacttaaacacagtatTGGTACCcctacatgtagtacacagGGCACTTTTTGGGACACACCCCATGAAGCAGATACTGACGCGCATGCACGCCGCTAGATGCAGCTCAATTTAAAGTTGGGGCAGATTATTaacagactgggtatttcacactacacgactgttttgttgatttttacaaAGACTGGAAATATATCACACAAACTACACGACCCCAAATATGCAACTCGCGTTTCCTTAGAGACACGTTTTTGGGTTGTGGATGGGCAAACATAGTCGGCGGTCCGCGGTAGGAGCTGGAGATTAGTAGAATAGCACATAGCTACGTCCCACCTTAATCGGTTCAGAAACAGCATCGTAGCGCATGCCAGTGTTGCATCATTttaggtggaatggaaaatttgaATTCAGTTGGAACAACGGCTGTAACGGCTTGTTGTGTTGCGTACCACGTTCTTCTACAGAATAATACTTGTTATATGGGGGCATGTGCATCCAGCACTATGCAATACATTGTAGTGTTTCATAGTTTTACCATTTAATCCGTTATCCACTGTAGAGCTCCACTGCACgcgcctgtgtttactttctgttctcattggccTTTGCTGGAGACAACTCTACGCGACTCgcgaaaaaaaaagtttgataCGCTGCGACTGGTCAAACGCGATTTCGAtgccaaaatatttaaaatcggCCAAAAAGTCATGTAATGAAACCTCAGCACAGGTCAGCAGTAGTTCTTAGAAAATGAATTTCACAGTCATGACAAATATCCTCAATGTAAAAAGCTGTTGAGTCAAGTTAGACTATGTCTTCCTACTTGTACTTGTTACTGCCTTGTGGAAATAATGTTATTCATGTCTCTGAAACTTTTTGTTGTTCATTCAGGTTTATTACATCTTATTAGTGATACAGGAtactgctttaacaaaataaaatctgtaagtatagcaatataaatatctggatttataggcATCTGTCTAGTAGTTACACAGATTTCGTATCGgcagatacttgaacatgaaatgtTCAAAATGTGCATCCCTAATTTTAATCACAGTAAAAATATCAGAACAATTGCAATTAAACATTTCCTCCAAAAAGTTCAGTTTATTTAAACTAGCCTATAGCTTCCATCCACTACAATTCTCTGCATTCTTAAAATTACCTTCACTTAGCAACGCAGCAGATATTCCTCAGGCAAAAGGCATGGTTCACTGATTATTCATACCATTAATCAACTACACACAatccctcgctccctctctctttcacacacacacacacaaacacacacaaagggtAAGATCTTCCTGTAGTGTCTTCTGACCCTTCTATCAACAAtgacactgaattcaacagACAGCTCCACTGTGTTCCGGTGAACTGCTAAATATAGAGAGCTGGAATCATCTGATCCAGACCTTTGGCAAAACTCATAATAGCAAGTGTCACACAGTTGAGTCCTTCCATTAGAGCACTATccatgaaaataataaatacatggtACATATGtgatgtgattattattatttaaaaaaaaaataaataaaaaaaaataaaaaaaaaaggggggggggggtgctgtaTTATACAACCCTGGGTAATAAAGCAATCTAAAATATTgatgttttttcttattttactcCAGATTTGAAGTGATTTTTTCATATTGGAAAATATGTCTCCTTGGAATATCTGTCCCCTTTTGATATGGTTCTGGAGAAATATGAGACAATAGCAAATATTTTAATCACTCAAAAATTTCAGCGATAGTCCTGTAATGCTATGCCATAATTCAACGAGTGATTCTGCTGACAGCCAGATATGAGAATAATGTCCAACAAAAGGGAAGATTTGGGGTTTTGTATGTCTGAGCTTGTATTAGACTTGTGTAGAGATACGCCCTCTCTGCCTAAACAATCAATCATGACACACAATGGCTGTGTGCAAAATAGCTCCCCATTCACCTTTTAGGGCACTGTTGAATAGGTCAGCCATTTTTCTCTGGGTGTCCGTCTAATAAAGTTGCATTCATGCATGATTTTGAGGGTACTACAGTCTATCACTGTGTTCTTGTAATTCAAAGTAAACATCTTAGATTACTACATGAGctgaatgtacacacacacactttctaatTGCTCACCAGACTTGCTGATGCTGACGGGGTCATCTGGTGGCCACTGTTTGTCCTGCACCAGTTTGAGCTGGTCCAGAGCAGCGCTGGGAGAATCATCCCTACCCAAGTCATCATGAAGGTCCACCAGCAAATCCGAGGACATGATGGTCCTCTTAAACTATTTAGAGCAAGGACCTGGAAAGAGAAACATGCATTGTTTTTCCCCGAAAGactattttacatttacatgtttctaatattaaaaaaaataataaaaaaatcacctaGAAATGACGTTGAAGGATTAGTACttgatcacaaaagccactcctCCTCAGCCCAAAGCAAGTGGCATTATACCCATCTAGCAATTACTGgtttaaaagaaaatgcaatataaaatctaatttacacaaTTACATTAAATGCAGTGAATCAGCCAAGAAATTTTTTGGAGCCCAAAGTTTGCTTTTTTAAACTAAGAGCTTCCGTTGCAAGgctaatatttttactttagtataattttaaatttttagTAAAATGTAATAAGTGACCTGGCTTATATGTTTGTCCCATTTgaagatttgtttattttatctcAGTTCAAAGACATTATGCATTCTTAAACATGCTACACAATCTATTCTGCCTAAATTATGACCAGGATTCAGTTTGAGTGGGGCTTAGTGAAGCTTTTGGACTTTGGGTGACACTTCGATTAAAGCTTTGGGTGATCAACTGCATCTGGACTAAgtggaaaatcaacaaaattagATTTTTCACCAGTTTGCACATTAAAAGACCATATTAAAGTCACTCCTGCACAAGAACTGGTATCAAAGTATAGTTACTGAAACAAGGAAACGCATTGTCAATGATGAAAAGCACTGAATTACTTCCTTTGTTAAGCATTTTATTAACTGTGACTGAATAACATGATGTGCTAAAAAGGATCCAAAACTTAGAACATACACAGCCTAATTAGTGAGAAAGGATATCCATCAAaccctctttaaaaaaaaaaattatatatatataatttggtggaaataaataaatctactgACCCTTCATGCACACATTCATTTCCTCAGTCATAAGCTATTACTGCATTTGTTTCCCAGACGTTACTTCCCTCTCTGTCCTGCTTGGTTTCACTCATCGTTTATTTTATTGCTGGTTCTCTGTCttgggtacacacacacacacccataatGAATCACAATGCCCAGCATAAGAGAAGTGTTAACATGTTCACAGAGAATCATCCCCGCAAAATGAAGCAGACAGtggtaaagttaggcgctgtttaatCATTGTGTAATCgcgtgttatttttgttttttggactgaccACGGCtctccagttctcacagatcagattTCCCTGGAAATTTGTTGGCCATCGACACAAGGAGAATTTAACCCTCTTCAGAAGACCATGAGGTAAAGCAAAACAGCCATGCAGAGTCCAGCAGATTCGTGTAGGTTCCagacagtggaaaagtgccattaatGTGCTAGAAGTACACACAGAAGGTCTAATACCTAAGAATCAGGAGTACAAACATAGAAACTCAACGGGCTCCTGTTTAATTATGTACACTTTTAGTGCAGTGTAAATTATTACAACAACACACTAAAACGTTATAGTCTCCAAAATACTGACCCAATGACATATTGTATATGTATCGCCTCAAAACAAGAGGAGACCCCTTTAAATCTTTAAAGCGCATGTCAAGGCCGTAAGGCTAAAGGCACAAGCGCTTGG includes:
- the LOC136676338 gene encoding rho GTPase-activating protein 1-like; translated protein: MSSDLLVDLHDDLGRDDSPSAALDQLKLVQDKQWPPDDPVSISKSATDIKSLSEGSHLSRDDPFYEIAKHQIVEVAGDDNFGRKVIVFSACRMPPHNQLDHHKLLMYLKQTLDKYVESDYTLIYFHHGMTSENKLSLSWLRDAYREFERKYKKNIKAFYIVHPTMFIRTVLIFFKPLISFKFGRKIHYVNYLSELEEIVKCDQLVIPSRVRAYDDKIRLNLKPSVVPGPISPPRSPPLPFQQFGVPLSLLRDRGADSEGIPMVMRDTITFLKEHGLQTEGIFRRSANVSLVKNIQLKYNSGEEVNFFQIEDVHLAAVILKTFLRELPEPLLTYKLYNDVVNFQNVDSDSQVITIRNMLMSLPEENYASLRFLIKFLAEVSAESEVNKMTNTNLAVVFGPNLLWGQDAAMTLSSIGPINNFTRTLLDLHEEVFGQ